The region TCGCTGGACAACTACACGGCGCTGCTGAAGGACTCGGGCATCGTCCAGGCGTTCTGGAACACCGTGCTGATCTCGGTGCCCACCACCCTCGCCGTGGTCGTGATCGCCGCACTGGCCGGATACGCCTTCGCCTGGATGGACTTCCCCGGCCGGGACTGGATCTTCCTCGTGGTGGTCGCCATGCTCGTGGTGCCGGTCCAGATCGGGCTGCTGCCGGTGGCCAAACTCTTCGGCGCGCTCGGCCTGTTCGGCTCCATCCCCGGCGTGGTCCTCTTCCACACCGCCTACGGCCTGCCGTTCGCCATCTTCCTGTTGCGCAACTACTTCGCGGAGATCCCCAAGGAGATGCTGGAGGCCGCCCGCATGGACGGCGGCGGGGAGTGGCGCATCTTCTCCCAGCTGATCCTGCCGCTGGGCCGCCCCGCCATCGCCAGCCTGGCCATCTTCCAGTTCCTGTGGGTCTGGAACGACATGCTGGTCGCGCTGCTCTTCGCCGACAACGCGTCCCAGCCGTTGACGGTGGCCCTCCAGTCGCAGATGCGGCAGTTCGGCAGCAACATCGGCGTCCTGGCACCCGGTGCGTTCCTGTCCCTGATCGTGCCGCTGATCGTGTTCTTCGCCTTCCAACGGCACTTCGTGCAGGGGATCATGGCGGGCTCGGTCAAGTAGACCGCGGGCCGGGGGAACCGGACCGGCCTTCTCCGGCAGGGACGTTGCGGCGCGGACGGGTCGGCCCGTCCGCGCCGCAACGGCGCCTCCCTTCTCATCGCTTCATTCGCTCGTCCTTATTCGCTCGCCTCCCCCACCCGAGCGGGCTAGGTTGGCGCGATGTCCGAACTGCGAACCGAACGCCTGCTGCTGCGCGCCTGGCGGCCCTCCGACCTGGCGCCCTGGGCGGCGATGAACGCCGACCCCGAGGTCCGTCGGTACTTCCCGGGAGTGCTGACGCGAGAGCAGAGCGAGGCCTCCACCGCCCGCTTCCAGACCGACCTCGACGAGCGCGGCTGGGGGTGGTGGGCCCTTGAGGTGCGCGCCACCGGCGAGTTCATCGGCTTCACCGGACTCGACCCGGTGGACGAGGACATGCCCTTCACCGGAGTGGAGGCCGGATGGCGTCTGGCCCGGTCGGCCTGGGGCCACGGTTACGCCTCCGAGGCCGCCCGGGCCGCCCTGGACTTCGGCTTCACCACCCTCGGTCTGTCGGAGATCCTCGCGGTGACGACCGCCACCAACCTCCGCTCCCAGGCCGTGATGCGCCGCATCGGCATGACCCACGACCCCGCCGACGACTTCGACGATCCCGGCGTCCCCGACGGCCCGCTGCGCCGCAACGTGGTGTACCGCATCTTGGCCGGGACGGCCGTGGCCTGACCGCCCGGTTACGCGACCAGGCGCAGCCAGGCCGCCGCGAGTGCGGCATGACCGGCCGGCGTCGGGTGCACGCCGTCCTGGGCCCAGTATTCCGGTCCGGTCGTCGCGGCGAGTTCGGAGAACATGCGGTCGGCGGGCAGCAGCTGGGCACCGTAGGTGTCGGCGAGTTCCCGTACGGCCTGGATCTTGGGGTCCAGGTCGGCGCGCCATTCCTTTCGCTCCTCCACTCCGATGCGCGCGGTCCCGGCACCTGCCTCGACGACGCCTTGGATCGGGAGGAGGAACGGCTCGATGAGGATCAGCTCCGTGCCCGCCTCGGCGAGGGGCGCGAGCAGGCGGTCGTAGCCCGCTGTGAACTCCTCCACGGGGATCACGTACCCCTCCGGGTCCAGCGTGTGCCAGCCCATGTCGTTGACCCCCACGAGGATCGACACCACGTCCGGGCCCGCGTCGAGTACGTCTGTCTGCCAGCGGGCTTCGAGGTCTTGCACCTTGTGGCCCGCGATTCCGGAGTTCAGCCAGGTCACGGGCCGGTCCGGATGCCGGAAGCCCCACTCGCCCGCGACGCGCAGCGGGTAGCCGAACCCGAGTCCGTCCTCGCTCTCCAGCCGTTGGCAGTCGGTGATCGAATCGCCGGTGAACATCACGGTGCTTCCCGGTCGGACCGTGATCGTCATCTGTGCTCCTTGGACTGGGGTGAGTAAGAAAAGGGGAGGGCCGCGGTGATGTTCCCGGCAAGTGACGTTGCTTCGGAATGCTTGCCTTCACGCCTTTTCGGGACCCGTGGGAACGGAACGGGTGGGCACTCAGGAGAACGGGGTAGCCCGCTTCAGCTCTCCGGGCAACCGAACCACCGGCTGGCGGCCTCCTCGAACGCTGCGCGGTCAGGGGTGGGCTCACCTGCCCAGGCGACCACACCGTCGGGGCGGACCAGCACGGCACCCAGTCCCAGGTCGTTTCTCACCGGACCGGCTTCGTGCCGCATCCGGCTCTGCCAGCCCTTCGCCGAACCGTGCAGGCATTGGTCGGTGCTGAAATCGAGCGCGACGCCCCGTCCGTCCCGCATCAGGTCGCTGAGGCGGGTGCCGTCTTCCAGGTGGAGGTCCGGGGCGCTGCGGCCGACCAGTGGATGCTCGCTGCCGAGGTCGTAACGGATCGACGCTCCCGACAGCCTCTGGGCCACGTAGGTCGTGCCGTCACGGGTCCCGATCAGGTCGCGCACCACTCCTTGGATCGCCTGGCAGTGCGGGTCCGGCCGCATGACCGCCACCTGGGCACGCGACCAGTCGAGCACCTTCGCGCCGATCGGATGGCGCTCGCGGGTGTAGGTGTCGAGCAGCCCGTCCGGTGCGTGCCCGTGCACGGTCGCCGCGAGCTTCCACCCCAGGTTCATGGCGTCGCCTATACCGGTGTTGAGTCCCTGTCCGCCGAGGGGCGAGTGGATGTGGGCGGCGTCGCCGGCGAGCAGGACGCGTCCCCGCCGGTAGGTCGTCGTCTGCATCGCCCGATCGGTGAAGCTGGAGGCGAGATGCACCTCGGTCAGCGTCACGTCGGTGCCGGACACCCGGCGCAGAACCGACTGGAGATGGTCGCGGGTCAGCTGCTGCGAGCGGTCGAACGCGCCGCCGTCGAAGTCCGCCATGGCGATGTGCCCCGCCACCATCTGGAGGTACATGCCCGTCGGCGTCAGGTTGATCCCGGAGCGCAGCTTCCCGTCATCGGCTGCGGTGGCCTGCATGGTGTAGCCGGTGAACTGCGGCTCGGTGCCGACGAATGCGAAGCCCGCCAGTCCACGCACCGTACTGCGTCCGCCATCGCAGCCGACGACCCAGCGCGCCGGGTACGCGTGCTCGCCGGCGTGCGCGACCGCGCTCTCCTCGTTCTGGGTGAGGGCCGAGACCGTGACGCCGCGCCGGATCTCCACGCCGAGCCGGGATGCCTGCTCGGACAGCACCGTCTCGACCGCTTCGAGGTGGGTCACCATGCCGTCCATCGCCGCGCCGGGAAGCCGGTACGGCAGGGCGGCGTCGTCCATCCGGGCCGGATCGAGCCTCATCCCGGCGAAATGACCCACGCCGCGGAGGGATGACGGCGGGCGCGCTTCGGAGTCCGCACCGGGGTCGTCGTGGGCGCCCGATGCCACCCGCAGCTGGTGCAGCATCCCGCGGCGGTGGAACGCCTCGACCGAAGCGGCGGACAGGCCCCGCATCCCGAGCGACTTCCCCTTGTACGGGGAGCGTGGCTCCGCCTCCCGCTCGAGCACCAGGACAGAGCAGCCCGCGAGGCCGAGCTCGCAGGCGAGGAACAGACCAACCGGGCCGGCCCCCACGATCACTACGTCATGCACAAGAGATCCCCTTCCCCAACCGACAGCCGGGTGGGCACCCGGCCGGACCTCTCACAAGGTGCCGGACCCCGCCGACATCGGACCGACAGTCCCCGACAGGCCACCGACACCTGACCACCGGCCCCGACACGCCGCCGACACCACGGCTCTGCCACCTGCCCCCGGGAACCCCCTCTCCCGGGGCGCCGTCTCTCTCCGTACGGCGCCCCGGCGGCCGGCGGTCACCGACCGGCGAGGGCGGCGGTCCGCGGCGGGAGCGTCTCCAGTCCCGGTGGCAGGGGTGCCGCGTGGATGACGCCGAGCCGTTGGGTCGCCCGGGTGAGTGCGACGTAGAGGTCGCTGGCGCCGAGTTCCGCCGGCTCCACCACTATCACCGTGTCGAACTCCAGCCCCTTGGCCTGACGGGGGTCGATCAGTACCACCGGGCTGGTCAGATCCGGGGAGGGGCCGACGGAGGCCCCCGGGAGGGCGGCGGCCAGGGCCTCGTGGTGGGAGGCCGGGGCGATCACGGCGAGGCGGCCTTCCTCATGGGCATCCCGTGCGACGGCCTCGGCGACGGCGCGCGCCAGGTCGTCGGTTCGGTGCGCCCACGGGGGTACGCCGGTCGAGCGGATCGAGCGCGGCGGTTCGAAGGCGGGATCCGTCGACCGGGGGACCTGTGCGGCGATGTCCATGATCTCGCTCGGCGTACGGTAGTTGACCCCGAGCCTGACATGCTGCCAGCGGTCGCCGGTGTACGGCGCGAGGATGCTCTCCCACGAACCGCAGCCGCCCGGCTCGGCGGTCTGGGCCGGGTCACCGACCAGGGTCATCGAGCGGGTGGGACAGCGGCGCATCAGCAACCGCCACGTCATCGCGGACAGTTCCTGCGCCTCGTCCACGATGATGTGGCCGAAGGCCCAGGTCCGGTCGGCCGCGGCGCGTTCGGCGG is a window of Streptomyces caniferus DNA encoding:
- a CDS encoding carbohydrate ABC transporter permease, whose translation is MTTVPGTAAPRRRATARPVKRLSRGAIQLFLLLIGLVWLTPAAGLFLSSLRTEEANAGSGWWTALTAPGQLSLDNYTALLKDSGIVQAFWNTVLISVPTTLAVVVIAALAGYAFAWMDFPGRDWIFLVVVAMLVVPVQIGLLPVAKLFGALGLFGSIPGVVLFHTAYGLPFAIFLLRNYFAEIPKEMLEAARMDGGGEWRIFSQLILPLGRPAIASLAIFQFLWVWNDMLVALLFADNASQPLTVALQSQMRQFGSNIGVLAPGAFLSLIVPLIVFFAFQRHFVQGIMAGSVK
- a CDS encoding GNAT family N-acetyltransferase; the encoded protein is MSELRTERLLLRAWRPSDLAPWAAMNADPEVRRYFPGVLTREQSEASTARFQTDLDERGWGWWALEVRATGEFIGFTGLDPVDEDMPFTGVEAGWRLARSAWGHGYASEAARAALDFGFTTLGLSEILAVTTATNLRSQAVMRRIGMTHDPADDFDDPGVPDGPLRRNVVYRILAGTAVA
- a CDS encoding SGNH/GDSL hydrolase family protein, encoding MTITVRPGSTVMFTGDSITDCQRLESEDGLGFGYPLRVAGEWGFRHPDRPVTWLNSGIAGHKVQDLEARWQTDVLDAGPDVVSILVGVNDMGWHTLDPEGYVIPVEEFTAGYDRLLAPLAEAGTELILIEPFLLPIQGVVEAGAGTARIGVEERKEWRADLDPKIQAVRELADTYGAQLLPADRMFSELAATTGPEYWAQDGVHPTPAGHAALAAAWLRLVA
- a CDS encoding FAD-dependent oxidoreductase translates to MHDVVIVGAGPVGLFLACELGLAGCSVLVLEREAEPRSPYKGKSLGMRGLSAASVEAFHRRGMLHQLRVASGAHDDPGADSEARPPSSLRGVGHFAGMRLDPARMDDAALPYRLPGAAMDGMVTHLEAVETVLSEQASRLGVEIRRGVTVSALTQNEESAVAHAGEHAYPARWVVGCDGGRSTVRGLAGFAFVGTEPQFTGYTMQATAADDGKLRSGINLTPTGMYLQMVAGHIAMADFDGGAFDRSQQLTRDHLQSVLRRVSGTDVTLTEVHLASSFTDRAMQTTTYRRGRVLLAGDAAHIHSPLGGQGLNTGIGDAMNLGWKLAATVHGHAPDGLLDTYTRERHPIGAKVLDWSRAQVAVMRPDPHCQAIQGVVRDLIGTRDGTTYVAQRLSGASIRYDLGSEHPLVGRSAPDLHLEDGTRLSDLMRDGRGVALDFSTDQCLHGSAKGWQSRMRHEAGPVRNDLGLGAVLVRPDGVVAWAGEPTPDRAAFEEAASRWFGCPES